One part of the Salvelinus fontinalis isolate EN_2023a chromosome 4, ASM2944872v1, whole genome shotgun sequence genome encodes these proteins:
- the LOC129854240 gene encoding pygopus homolog 1-like codes for MSKEQDKDTFSLKRNRGRAGGLDDLGGLGVLLDSSDKKKCKSNAQAPSFAPLSEYAPPPNQSADHLVATNPFDDNYNTPSFKPLSSGNPYFGHPHYPGCSGYGLPRMDHLMPNRMPSSYRGPYQIRNQLHPFAQTQMGMGFNRPPDFNYGYHENPNYGNHPPLSNNNSNMPLPPNQPFRPGPHDNLNQVHLHNVTQSTSPDMGPSFRSAVNPIGNPPPQPGMDPIPGFTRQQQNNRFTQSNTPPPKQDMSEVVSSKSTSQNTSPQKQSHGSEEIMGQKNSVDLKSKNRAALVCQGAGQPNTTEKINGIIHPNNDSLKKSPQSGRHMEAAPLERSRSNGGGGVAINKTLMHPNRPSHSSMEPVFPCGVCLNEVNDDQEAILCEASCQKWFHRVCTGMTETAYNLLTAEMSAVWGCDICMEEKGAQLHRTKEVTGQQPTVNSE; via the exons ATGTCAAAAGAACAGGATAAAGATACCTTCTCGCTCAAAAGAAACCGAG GTAGAGCTGGTGGGCTTGATGATCTAGGAGGGCTGGGTGTTCTGCTGGATAGCTCAGACAAGAAAAAGTGCAAGTCGAACGCACAG GCTCCCTCCTTCGCTCCCCTATCTGAGTATGCTCCACCACCAAACCAAAGTGCCGACCACCTAGTGGCTACCAATCCTTTTGATGACAACTACAACACACCATCTTTCAAGCCTCTGTCCTCTGGGAACCCATATTTTGGCCACCCGCACTACCCTGGCTGCAGTGGCTATGGCCTGCCCAGGATGGACCACCTCATGCCAAATAGGATGCCATCTTCTTACAGGGGTCCCTACCAGATACGAAACCAGCTCCACCCTTTTGCCCAGACTCAAATGGGAATGGGGTTCAATCGACCCCCTGACTTTAACTATGGTTACCATGAAAATCCCAATTACGGTAACCATCCACCATTaagcaacaacaacagtaacatgcCACTTCCACCCAATCAGCCTTTTAGACCAGGTCCCCATGACAACTTGAATCAGGTGCATCTGCATAATGTGACCCAAAGCACTTCTCCTGACATGGGCCCGAGCTTTAGATCAGCAGTCAATCCAATTGGGAATCCACCTCCCCAACCCGGCATGGACCCTATTCCTGGTTTTACTCGGCAGCAGCAAAACAACAGATTTACCCAGTCCAATACACCTCCACCTAAACAGGACATGAGTGAGGTGGTGTCAAGCAAAAGTACATCCCAGAACACATCTCCACAGAAACAAAGCCATGGCTCAGAGGAGATCATGGGTCAGAAAAACTCTGTCGACCTGAAATCAAAAAATAGAGCCGCCCTGGTCTGTCAGGGTGCAGGTCAGCCTAACACCACAGAGAAAATCAACGGCATCATCCACCCCAATAATGATTCTCTGAAGAAGTCCCCACAGTCAGGCAGGCACATGGAGGCAGCCCCCCTGGAGAGGAGTAGAAgcaatggaggtggtggtgtggccATCAATAAGACACTGATGCATCCCAACAGGCCTAGCCACTCCTCCATGGAGCCTGTGTTTCCATGTGGAGTATGCCTGAATGAAGTGAATGATGACCAGGAAGCTATCCTGTGTGAGGCCTCATGTCAAAAATGGTTCCACAGGGTTTGTACTGGAATGACTGAGACAGCTTATAACCTGTTGACAGCAGAGATGTCGGCAGTGTGGGGCTGTGACATCTGCATGGAGGAGAAAGGGGCGCAGCTCCATAGAACAAAGGAGGTAACAGGGCAGCAGCCAACAGTTAACAGCGAGTGA